The Apium graveolens cultivar Ventura chromosome 3, ASM990537v1, whole genome shotgun sequence sequence TTTTCAAATAACCCCATTTAAATTCTTGATTCCCCCTTTTCATCTTTATCCCAAATATCACTTCCTTTGAAGATCACAAATCAAACACCATTTGCAGCTACTCTATTTTAAAGGTGCACTTTCTTAGcttcttgattttttttttgttaagTTCTTGATGTTTCATTTTGCTCTCAtatgatttctaaattttattgATGGGTCATTGATTTTTGTCCACGATACTTATTTATGTATATAAACATAAGTATGCAATTTTATTGTCAAATTTACTGGTTGTTGGATTTTTTGTTCTGGTGTTTTGATCTATCAGCAACTTGTCAATTGTATTTCTTTTTAGTTGTTATTTATTCTTTTATGGTGTACTTTTGTTGTTTAGTACCTTTTTATGTTACAAGTTGGTAAATCTTTTATTACTACATAGATACTGAGTAGGATTTAGTACTACAACTAAATTATGATGTTTTTCAGTTGCGTAACTGGTCTATATTTTAATTCTTTTCTGTTTCCTTATTGTTGCAAAATTACTATATATTCACCCTCAGTTGCATGGCTGAAAATTTTGTAGCCATTGAGTAACTATTTCTATATTGATGAGTGCTTGCCAATGAAAGATGCAAGTGAAACAGAAGGAAAACACATACTTAAAATAGTTTGAGGAATATATGGTTTCGGGTAGTGTTAGCATCACTGTATCACTTGTTTAAAAGAACAGTAAGAGGCTGTAGAAATATTTGACTTCATTTGACCCAAATTTATTCTGTTTTCGCATTCAATAAAACTTTAGTTTACTTGGACTTCAATTTTACTTTGTTGACCTTAGTTGTTTTTCTACAAACTTTTTATACTATTACATTACGGGTTTGTCATTCTTGTAATTCCATCTCAACTTTTTCTTATGTAGCCCaaggaaaaaaaatcaaaataaggaTGTCTAAGGCTGATTCTCACAGTGACTCACCTAGGCGACGCTCTGGCCTACTAAGGGACCAAGTTCAAGCAGTTAAAAGGAAGGATTCTGATCGTTATGAGATTGTTCGAATTCAGGATCCTCTATCCTTTGAGAAGGGGTTCTTTATAGTTATTCGTGCATGCCAGTTGTTGGCTCAGAAGAATGACGGTATAATATTTGTTGGGGTAGCAGGACCGTCTGGAGCTGGAAAGACTGTGTTTACTGAAAAGGTTCTCAACTTTATGCCCAGCATTGCTGTTATAACTATGGACAACTACAATGATGCCAGCCGTATAGTTGATGGGAACTTTGACGGTAAGGTGATACCTATCATATATTCAACTTTGTGGTTATCTGAGTGCTAGTGCTGGTATATTAATTAAACAGATTTTCTGTGGTGTGACCATGGCCACACAATAAGAAGTGACGTGTCAAATTTTGATTGGTCTTTCCATCATAAATGTTGATGAACTTCCTGCATTCACATCAATTACACCAATAAAAACACTCCAATTCATAAAAGTTAGTGCTTAATGTTGATGAAAATTTGAATTGCCTCACGAACAAGTAAATTTGTTCCTAGCCACATAGAGGTAGAGTCATGTGTGTCTTTTTTGCAAGTGTTTCTTGTTAAGTTAAAGTTTTCTTAAAAAGAAATCTATGACTCATGATTCCATTTGTATCTACTTTCGGTTAATccaattttttaattaattaattaatattacttgtgatatttttgaaaataagatcTGTCCTCAATTTTGTTGGAAAGattaaacaaaaaaaaactaattAGATTTTGCCTGCAACGGTTTGCCTGTAGAGGTACTCCCTTTGTCCTACTTAACTGGAATGGTTGACTTTTTTTGGTTGAACTGACCAAACTTTGGCCAATTAATAAGTTTATGGATTTACTTTTTTacaaatataataatattatgCAATAGTATATTGATTATATGTTCTTGTAATATAATTTTTCCGtaaaaagaaaaacaaacaaGCCAGTTTGACTGGGAGTGGGATGGAGGAATTACTATTTTGTTGTCTGCACTGCTAGATACCTTAATGGTTGCTTAAGTTACATCACTCTGAAAACATAATTATTTGCTTAATTATAGTTAGAAATGCAAATGATTTTTCTTCAATTTTGAAGGATCTCTTTGTTTTGGCAGATCCACGTCTGACTGATTATGATACATTACTTCAGAATATTCATGGTCTGAAAGAAGGGAATCCCGTTCAAGCTCCTATCTATGATTTTAAATCAAGCTCTCGCATAGGATACAGGTTGAAAGTCTCTCCTTTCAGGCATTTAATTTATTGCTCTTCTTCTATCGGTAGCTTGTGTTTTTTTGTGGGCCAAGGTAGTTCTGCATTGGCCTGAGTTTCTCTGCATTGAATGGGTAGAAATAGTGAATAGAAAAGTAGTTAATTTCCCTTCTGAATATATATTTGCTGTTATTGTGTGGAAAAAACTATTATGTGCCACATCAGTTTTTGGGTGTGTTTTATACTGCTGGTCACATATTTCCGCAAGTTCCAGAAACACATTCATGCAATGCAATATAGTCTAGTTATCTCGATAATTAGAATAAAATTATTGAAATGTATTAAATCTATATTCTGAAAAATGACTTTAGCATGTGTATACAGTTTCTGAACACCCTCTTAAATCATTCAGACATTtttttcattatgaaattatcaaGAACCAGGTTGCAATATTTTGGAGCTAATCTGCTTCTCTTTGTTATGTATTTATTCCACTATAATTGTTGTCTTCATTCTTCAAGTGTTTAAGCTTCCTTGGTTGTTTCTCTCAGTAGTTTCTTTTTCAAGATGTGCTTCAACCTTCTTTAGGGAGCTTATATATATAACAAGTTTCACATAATGTTATATATAATGGTTTTGAATTAATCTCCATCATTACTAACTACATCATCTAACAGGACGATTGAAGTCCCTAGCTCCCGCATTGTCGTTGTTGAAGGTATATATGCATTGAGTGACAAACTTCGGCCTTTTTTGGATCTTCGTGTGTCTGTTACTGGTGGAGTACACTTTGACCTTGTTAAACGGGTTTTTAGAGACATTCAACGTGCTGGACAAGAGCCTGAAGAGATAATTCATCAAATTTCTGAAACGGTTAATTATTCTTATTTTTGTttagattttaaatttttttattttgatttatttattttcaatttgattctCAGTAACTTTCTTTTAGTATTTTCTGTATAACTTACATATCTTTACTTCTTAACATGCTTGCCACAGGTATATCCTATGTACAAAGCTTTTATTGAGCCAGATCTACAGACTGCACATATAAAAATCATCAACAAATTCAACCCCTTTTCTGGGTTTCAAAATCCCACATATATATTGAAGGTTATATTGTTTTCTCATTTTGTCAAAATATCTTTAGTTTTCTTAAATTGGATCTCAGATTACTCTTTATACAACTTTCGGCACTACATCAGAAAGCTAAGTTATTGCTGTTTGTTACTGTAGTCGACAAAGGCAGTAACTGAAGACAAAATCAAAGAAGTTATATCCGAAGATTACAAAGAACGTGCTGAGGAAACTTATGATATCTATCTTTTACCACCTGGGGAGGATCCTGAAGCATGCCAGTCATATCTTAGAATGAGGAACAGGGATGGAAAATACAACCTTATGTTTGAGGTACATGTTTGGTAGATATTAGATTCCTGGTTGAGATATTAGTTGTGGTGCTGTTTTgtcttgtacttgaacaccatATATGAATGTACTTGTTCTTTAAATATTATGTAGTACTGATTTAAAGCAAGCACTGATGGGACAGAAGCTAGAGTGTGAGGCTGTGAGCCTTTACAAGATCAAGGCATCTTTGTGTTTCACAAAAGAAGTAGGGAAGCTAAAAACTGCACCGGCTACTAGTTGCTCTGACATATAAGTAACAAAGTGCGCATACGTTATTAAGAAAAAATATTTGTGAATGTTAAGCTGAATGTGAATTGCCAAACACTTTATAGATGGTTAAGGTACATTAATGTGCACatctttttaatatttttctgGCAGGAAATGATTATCGATGATTGGTATTGTCTATTTACTTTTTTCCTAAGATAATTGGAAGTTGACAATTCAGAAAGACTAGAATTGGAGTTGGAAAGATCTTGTCTCAGGCTTGGACAATTAATTCATCAATTTGTTACAAGCTGAATTGGTTATTGGACTCTGTTATATAATGTCATATATTATATTTGCTAGTTATAAATAAAATTCACTGTTGACTGATCTTTTGTACTTGTCTCTTTCAGGAATGGGTTACTGATAGTCCATTCATCATATCACCTAGAATTACTTTTGAAGTTAGTGTACGCCTTTTGGGTGGGCTAATGGCTCTAGGCTACACCATTGCAACCATCCTGAAAAGAAGCAGTCATATATTCTCTGATGATAGGGTGTGTGTCAAAACAGATTGGTTAGAGCAGATAAACCGAAAGTATGTTCAGGTAAGTCGACTAAACATTCTCATTATGACTTACAGTTAGAATTATGTTTAATAATCTGTATTTTTACTCTTCTTACTTGGCATTTTTTCCCACCTTATGTAGGTTTGATGGCTTTACTGtggtaaaattaatatttttgtaTGATATAATACATGCAACAAGAAAGTTTTAAAATTTAGGTTTCATAGTTATATTTTTCCCCCCTAAAAAACATCAATCATCCTTCTGTATCTAAATCTTAAGATGAACTTATATACAGTTCGATTCTCCTATAATCAACATAGGGCAGGTTATGTCAATATATCTGTTTACATGAAGAAGCATAATTCTAACTTGTCCTTTGAACCTGTTTCTAGTGACCTTGTAATATCTTTCCGACCTCATGAAAATATAAGCAATTTAGTGTGAGAGCTATTGAGCAATCTTGTGTTCTATTTATCTGGGCTGTAGATATTAAATAACTAACTGGTTTGCACCGAAAGCTCCAATGTTGTAAGAACATTCTTTCTTTCCCTGTTTCACTTTATTTTGATAGTTGCAATGCATTTTTATGTATTTCAATACGAGGTTCTCGTGGCGATTATATTTTTTATCATTTTCTATGAATTATATTGGTCCAGATTTGCAGCCGTGGGTTAAGAAATTTTTTATGCTTTGTGAACTTTTATCATTTTACAGTAATCAAGTTAATGACTCGTATATATGGCTCTTGGTGAGAAGGTACAAGGAAGAGATCGTTTATATGTCAAACATATAGCAGACCAGCTCGGCTTGGATGGTTCTTATGTTTCTCGGACCTATATTGAACAAATTCAGCTGGAAAAGcttgttgatgatgttatggtaTGATACTTTTTTGTTTTTACTGATTATGCACTTCTTTTAATGTTCTTATTCCTGACTAGACCATCTATTTGTAGGCGTTGCCTGATGATTTGAAGACAAAGCTCAGCATAGATGATGACATAACGAGCCCAAAAGAAGCCTTGTCTCGGGCCTCTGCAGATCAACGAAGCAGATATCTTAATCGGTACAATTTTCCTTTTTGTATGCCTTGAAAATTTGTGTTCTTTGTGGAAGCATACACAAGATGGGGCTGTTGTATGGTATATTAATCTGTTGGTATGATAATTGTTTGCAGATCACTCTCTCTGTCAGCACGTGACAAGAACCTACCCAGGTTAACAAAACTTGATGTAAATAGCAGAAGATTTGATGGCAGAACCCCAGAATCACCAGCAGCACTTCCCAAGCAGGTATTCTCATCTCTTTCATCAAATGTTAGAATTACTACAGGAAATGGAGGTCTCACTTCCAATGTAAAACATGTTCTACAAGTGAGAGGTTTCTGGTAGCTTTATACTCAGTTTTGTTTATGCCCTTGCATCATAATTTTGTGCCTGTGAATCTTGGGTGAATAGTCATCTTATTTTAGTCTAGTTGTAATAAATAACACTTTCTATCGGCGCACAACTGCGCATGGACAAAAAATATGTAAACACTAAACATTTACAGTAACAGATGAGTAAGAAAAAATGAAGAGCATTATCTGTGATGGTTGAGATAGCAAAAAGATTAGGCGGTATTTCCATCAATTTTTCTCTGGTCTTACTTTTGTTCGTCAGGTTGCAAATGTCAATGAAGCACAGCACCTTACAATATTTTAAAGTGGTTGCAATAGATGTAAATTGTAGCATGACCTAAGAACTAGAAGACAAGCATATATTATTACATTTGTTCCCATATCTGTAGTGAACTGTTTTCATCTTCTGATCATAGTAAGTACATATTGCTGCTTGCATAATCAGATACTTGAACCTTTGCTTTTTTGCAGAATCCATTTTTTGATGATAACTGTTCCCAAGAATCTGCCGGTGCATGTTCCTTTCTTTTGGGTTCACATTATCAACCCTGCTCATGAGCTGTACTTTTAATTGTTACAGGGTGTAATCACTCAACTCTCGGAACAAATTACTACACTAACTGAAAGAATAGATGAGTTCACATCCCGTATTGAGGAGGTAAATTTAAAAATCTCAACCAGAAATGCATCCTCTAGCCAACAAAATTTAGCTGTGCAGGCCGAAAGCTGCAATGGCACTGCACAACCTGCACTGTTCATGGCTGGCAATGGTGCAATGAATGGTACACTACTACCTAGTTCTGCTTCCTCTTCTCAATTAGCAAGAGAGTCACCAATAATGGAAGAGGTACATCATACAAATCTTTGCTCTCACATTTACTTCAGAAAATAATTGATAGCATATAAACTATCTAGTAGTATATCAACCGAACAAGCAGTCCACAATAAAGTTTGGGTTATCTCATGTGCAAACTTGTATTCTTCATCAGGACCAGTTACTAAGCACTTTGTTTGTACTAAAATTAagctaatttttttttataaaagattaatCTCGTGGTTTGTTCACAGAGTTCGTAATATTTTGTTGCTTACATCTTATCGAGCCTAAGCACATACTCGGGGAAAACTTGACAATAAGACCATAATTTAAGGTTTATAATTGTATATACATGCCCATGCTGATGTGTGTGCTTAAGGGAAATATAATCTATTCATAAACTCACATCTGCTATACTTCTAAATATCTGTGTCACGAACCTGTGCTTAGTTCTACTCGACCTTTGTTTACTTTTTATTTTTTCACTTACTGATTCAAGGAACCGTTGTTGTGCGAACAGATATTGCTTATTGGAAGGAGCCAACGTCAGATCATTCATCAAATCGATAATCTGAATAACATCCTGCGGGAATACTCTGATGAGAGGTCTCGCCAAGGAAGAACAGAGAGGACAGGCAGAAACGCATATGTAGAATCCATCGGCATTCCTGCAGTTCTAAGTTTGGTGATCGGGGCTTTCGGTATCTTACTGTACAGGAGTGTGGCAACACACAAGTAAAATCTCCAACATAGAAAGTAGTTCCCTATAGAAATGTACCAGCGACATTTCATGTTTTCATGGTGATCATGCAAACTTCAGAGGAAAAAGCTGGCTAATGCATAATGTCTGTAGTACCAAAAGTTGGGAAGGTTGATCGTAGACTTTGACATCAACCATGCAACTAAGCCTTGTAAACTTGCTAAAAAATCTCTGGGAAAACAAATAAATAAGAACATTAAAGCTTGTTCCCAAATTTGAAAAAATTGAACTCCTTGCCAAACTGATACATGTGTGTAACTTTTACTAATTTTGTCGACAAAATTTAACCTCAGGAAGTGATTGATTTAAAGGAATACACACTGCCCTGATATAGATCTATTGTAAACATTTTATCTCAAGAAAGAAGATATAAAATCCTTATAATCCTAGTGTGTATGTGAATTGTTGTATGATTGTCATGAGTTGGGTGTCGGCTTGAAAGTGAATTCAGTTTTCGACTAATTTAGGTATAGTCATGAGTTTGGTGCGCCTTGAAAAGTGAATGCATTTTTCAATGAGTTTGGTGTGCGCCTTGAAAAGTGAATGCATTTTTTCTGACATACAGGTGGTTTACAACGAAAGCCAATATCCGCAACTTGGACAAGAACTTTGGTAAAAGAACACTAACTTGTCTTGAGCGTAACTAATAACAAGTCAACTACCATGTATTCCACCTTTTGAAATCCAAAAATCCCACTAAATCAGCTTTTTATCTCTCTCAAGTAATCTTTGAAAATCTTTTTTGTTTCCATGTTTACCACGTCTAAACACGGAATCATGATTATGGTATAAGTAATTTGTCATCGTTAACATCTGTTGTTGCAATGTCACTCACAAGTTCCAAGCGTCCATCGCTGTCCAACCAATTTTCGATCAAGCCTGGTATGAAACGATTCCGTTATTGCTTTTTTATTCTTCCTTTGGTTTTAACGGCTACGCCTATCTCCCAGTTTTGAGAAGACGTATGAATCCGATTGATAAGTTTGCCCCGCATGCATCAATCATGGCGCAATTCAATTCGATGTCAGAAGACAAATCTCCACTTCTGCAGACAAATAGTATGTTTCAGCCTCATTCCCTTTCGTTGTCATTAACAAAGTTATTATATATCTCCAAATGTTAGAGATTGTAAATTGGAAAAGTTGTAATAACCGCTTGGCCCCTGTGTCTCCGTACTCATCCAAACATATCTGATTTAATGTTTTTTAGGGTTTTGTATTGGTCTCTAATTCATAGAATGATTTCATTTTAGCTTCTAAGCGACACTGTGGTCCTTCTAATCATACTACCATGCCAAAAAACAAAGGAATATATAGGAACTATGTCAGTGGTTGGGAGAATATTAATCCCAATTTTACACCTTCTGCAAACTCCATATACGGAAATTTAGGTATGCGTTTGTATTTTTAACTTTTTATTGTGAATttgtgttaaatatatgatcctattggggccttcctctaacaccttaaggttttagatgagctggttactcaacatggtatcagagcttaggctggCGGGAGAATAAAGGTTCGATTCCCAGCCACCCCCAACAATCTCACAATTTAATGTGGACACTAAAGGCAATTGATACCCCAAAGATGGGTGCCGgtgttccactcttcgacccataaatgggctttcgagtgagggggagtgttaaatatatgatcttactggggccttcctctaacaccttaaggttttagatgagctggttactcaacaatTTGTACCTGTAAAGATTTTCAAGAATGTTGACAGAAACGACTAGACAATCACTTCGACGTTTAAGCCAGAATATTGCACATGACTCCTCCAGATTCCCTAATAATATTGGTGCAGGCACCATGTCCAGAAAGACTCCGCCTTCACAACTGGGTAAAACGACATCAGATAAAGTGACATTATATTCATCTTTATCTTTAGAACTATGTTGTGAATATTGTACGTAACGTGCTTATTAGACTACCATTAACTGCATACTTATTAATCTTATCATTATGTCATTAAGGTACTGGACCACAGCATGTGTCTGAGCAATCTTACATGACACCTTCCCAGCGACGGTTATCCAACATAGATCTATCAGGTATAATGAAGTCTCACAACATAATACATTTACGTAAGCATCATTAAAAACACACATGGTTTTCATGGTAGCCATTTTAATACAGGAATCAGTTATCAAAGTTCTGTAACACGCATTCTTCATAGACCTTCAGCTTTAAAGCCTGCACCACGTCCTAACTTTGAATTACCAGCGTCAAGAATATCTCCGTCTAAAAATTTGTATTCTTCTACTATCGACAAGAGGCTCCTGGAATCTTACAATCGTGGTAAAAGTATTTTATATTCAGTAAGCCAATTGAAATTATGGCGGAACTGTTCACCTGCTCAGTTTGTTTATAAAAGACCATGTCTTCAAATGCAGATAGGGGTATGACCTGTTTCCGTCAAAGCTGTATAAATTGTTCACATTCCTCATAAGATTATAATTCTACAAGCTCGGAGCAAACTTATCAGCCAGTGAGATCAAAAAATACGGCAACTACATCTTACAGATCAGTCACGCACCTTGATAGTGACATAAGTGTAGTAATACCTGAAGCAAAAGAACTGGACATACGACTACCAGGTAATGAATTATTGTTACTGGTTATGTTTTAAAACTACTCTTCCTTTCATCTTTAATCCATATTACGATACATTGTTCAATCCTGACATTTTTGTCATCCTGTCTGTCACAGAATGGTATCAACTTAAATCAGGTATAACCATACAAATCCAGCTTTTTCATCGTTGTTTCTGACATTTATTTGTTTACTCAGTACAAATTTATACCATTTCAACTCAGtacaactcttgatgaaatttatggaatactcaagactcatgaacttgagatggaacaaagaagcaagaggaaaggaggaaagtcaaggacagttgctcttaaggctgaagaagaatcccccaaggcagctacctcaaggaaagacaagggtaaagctcttttcacaaaatctgatactgagtcatcaagttctgaaagtgatgatgactcagattctgaaagcttgcctgagactgatgctgatgaggagatgatgaagctgtgtgctcttatggtgaaagggatcacaaagattgcatacaggaagttcaggaagggaaagaagttttccaggaaaggcacaagttctgataaaaataatttcagaagatctgagggcagaggaggaaagtctgatagaggagattataccaatgtcaaatgctataactgtggtgagaaagaccacatatctcctgattgcaagaaagtgaagggtgacaaaggcaaggctctggtcacaaagaagaaaaactggacagacacctcagactctgaaagtgaggagaactatgctttgatggcaaatgctgataaagaaagtgctgagagcagttctgaagctgctgaaataaaggtacctcagactacttatgcttttcatactgatgatattaatgagttgagaagatatcttaaaaccatgtttgttagttatagagatcaaactttaacatgtgaaagattaacttctgaaaatcttgcttttaagaaaagaaataatttcttagaaaaaaagttagttatgttccatcaaactcagaaggatagagatgatgctttttatgttagggatgaagtgttaaaaatgaatgaatctctaaaaactgagttagaaaaggaaagagagattatcaggacttggactaactctggcagaacaactcaaaatttgctaagtagtgaaaattggaaagagggcttaggttatggagaggataagaatgataaaggaactgtagaaattaagccagTTGTTGTCAAGCAAAaatcaaagttaaaacctgttaagtttgtaact is a genomic window containing:
- the LOC141712125 gene encoding inorganic pyrophosphatase TTM1-like isoform X2, with product MSKADSHSDSPRRRSGLLRDQVQAVKRKDSDRYEIVRIQDPLSFEKGFFIVIRACQLLAQKNDGIIFVGVAGPSGAGKTVFTEKVLNFMPSIAVITMDNYNDASRIVDGNFDDPRLTDYDTLLQNIHGLKEGNPVQAPIYDFKSSSRIGYRTIEVPSSRIVVVEGIYALSDKLRPFLDLRVSVTGGVHFDLVKRVFRDIQRAGQEPEEIIHQISETVYPMYKAFIEPDLQTAHIKIINKFNPFSGFQNPTYILKSTKAVTEDKIKEVISEDYKERAEETYDIYLLPPGEDPEACQSYLRMRNRDGKYNLMFEEWVTDSPFIISPRITFEVSVRLLGGLMALGYTIATILKRSSHIFSDDRVCVKTDWLEQINRKYVQVQGRDRLYVKHIADQLGLDGSYVSRTYIEQIQLEKLVDDVMALPDDLKTKLSIDDDITSPKEALSRASADQRSRYLNRSLSLSARDKNLPRLTKLDVNSRRFDGRTPESPAALPKQNPFFDDNCSQESAGACSFLLGSHYQPCS
- the LOC141712125 gene encoding inorganic pyrophosphatase TTM1-like isoform X1; protein product: MSKADSHSDSPRRRSGLLRDQVQAVKRKDSDRYEIVRIQDPLSFEKGFFIVIRACQLLAQKNDGIIFVGVAGPSGAGKTVFTEKVLNFMPSIAVITMDNYNDASRIVDGNFDDPRLTDYDTLLQNIHGLKEGNPVQAPIYDFKSSSRIGYRTIEVPSSRIVVVEGIYALSDKLRPFLDLRVSVTGGVHFDLVKRVFRDIQRAGQEPEEIIHQISETVYPMYKAFIEPDLQTAHIKIINKFNPFSGFQNPTYILKSTKAVTEDKIKEVISEDYKERAEETYDIYLLPPGEDPEACQSYLRMRNRDGKYNLMFEEWVTDSPFIISPRITFEVSVRLLGGLMALGYTIATILKRSSHIFSDDRVCVKTDWLEQINRKYVQVQGRDRLYVKHIADQLGLDGSYVSRTYIEQIQLEKLVDDVMALPDDLKTKLSIDDDITSPKEALSRASADQRSRYLNRSLSLSARDKNLPRLTKLDVNSRRFDGRTPESPAALPKQGVITQLSEQITTLTERIDEFTSRIEEVNLKISTRNASSSQQNLAVQAESCNGTAQPALFMAGNGAMNGTLLPSSASSSQLARESPIMEEILLIGRSQRQIIHQIDNLNNILREYSDERSRQGRTERTGRNAYVESIGIPAVLSLVIGAFGILLYRSVATHK
- the LOC141712126 gene encoding uncharacterized protein LOC141712126 isoform X2 — encoded protein: MSLTSSKRPSLSNQFSIKPVLRRRMNPIDKFAPHASIMAQFNSMSEDKSPLLQTNTSKRHCGPSNHTTMPKNKGIYRNYVSGWENINPNFTPSANSIYGNLETTRQSLRRLSQNIAHDSSRFPNNIGAGTMSRKTPPSQLGTGPQHVSEQSYMTPSQRRLSNIDLSGISYQSSVTRILHRPSALKPAPRPNFELPASRISPSKNLYSSTIDKRLLESYNRDRGMTCFRQSCINCSHSS
- the LOC141712126 gene encoding uncharacterized protein LOC141712126 isoform X4, which produces MSLTSSKRPSLSNQFSIKPVLRRRMNPIDKFAPHASIMAQFNSMSEDKSPLLQTNTSKRHCGPSNHTTMPKNKGIYRNYVSGWENINPNFTPSANSIYGNLGTGPQHVSEQSYMTPSQRRLSNIDLSGISYQSSVTRILHRPSALKPAPRPNFELPASRISPSKNLYSSTIDKRLLESYNRDRGMTCFRQSCINCSHSS
- the LOC141712126 gene encoding uncharacterized protein LOC141712126 isoform X5, yielding MSLTSSKRPSLSNQFSIKPVLRRRMNPIDKFAPHASIMAQFNSMSEDKSPLLQTNKTTRQSLRRLSQNIAHDSSRFPNNIGAGTMSRKTPPSQLGTGPQHVSEQSYMTPSQRRLSNIDLSGISYQSSVTRILHRPSALKPAPRPNFELPASRISPSKNLYSSTIDKRLLESYNRDRGMTCFRQSCINCSHSS
- the LOC141712126 gene encoding uncharacterized protein LOC141712126 isoform X1, which codes for MEQRSKRKGGKSRTVALKAEEESPKAATSRKDKGKALFTKSDTESSSSESDDDSDSESLPETDADEEMMKLCALMVKGITKIAYRKFRKGKKFSRKGTSSDKNNFRRSEGRGGKSDRGDYTNVKCYNCGEKDHISPDCKKVKGDKGKALVTKKKNWTDTSDSESEENYALMANADKESAESSSEAAEIKVPQTTYAFHTDDINELRRYLKTMFVSYRDQTLTCERLTSENLAFKKRNNFLEKKLVMFHQTQKDRDDAFYVRDEVLKMNESLKTELEKEREIIRTWTNSGRTTQNLLSSENWKEGLGYGEDKNDKGTVEIKPVVVKQKSKLKPVKFVTVKSDNEKSEVKMELTSDKLK
- the LOC141712126 gene encoding uncharacterized protein LOC141712126 isoform X3; the protein is MEQRSKRKGGKSRTVALKAEEESPKAATSRKDKGKALFTKSDTESSSSESDDDSDSESLPETDADEEMMKLCALMVKGITKIAYRKFRKGKKFSRKGTSSDKNNFRRSEGRGGKSDRGDYTNVKCYNCGEKDHISPDCKKVKGDKGKALVTKKKNWTDTSDSESEENYALMANADKESAESSSEAAEIKEKYPSSGQWMFMTYDWK